A single Orcinus orca chromosome 2, mOrcOrc1.1, whole genome shotgun sequence DNA region contains:
- the SCAMP5 gene encoding secretory carrier-associated membrane protein 5 isoform X1: MSEKVNNFPPLPKFIPLKPCFYQDFEADIPPQHLSMTKRLYYLWMLNSVTLAVNLVGCLAWLIGGGGATNFGLAFLWLILFTPCSYVCWFRPIYKAFKTDSSFSFMAFFFTFMAQLVISIIQAVGIPGWGVWPFASNDIVSPCDNEMVPYSSGVAPGYPSPCKAAPQLAYFCSGWIATISFFGTNVGSAVVMLIPTVMFTVMAVFSFIALSMVHKFYRGSGGSFSKAQEEWTTGAWKNPHVQQAAQNAAMGAAQGAMNQPQTQYSATPNYTYSNEM, encoded by the exons ATGTCAG AGAAAGTGAACAACTTCCCACCATTGCCCAAATTCATCCCGCTGAAGCCATGTTTCTACCAAGACTTTGAGGCGGATATCCctcctcagcatctcagcatgaCCAAGCGCCTCTACTACCTCTGGATGC TGAATAGCGTAACGCTGGCCGTGAACCTGGTGGGCTGTCTCGCGTGGCTGATCGGAGGCGGGGGAGCTACCAACTTTGGCCTCGCCTTTCTCTGGCTCATCCTCTTCACACCCTGCTCCTACGTCTGCTGGTTTCGGCCCATTTACAAGGCCTTCAA GACTGACAGCTCCTTCAGCTTCATGGCATTCTTCTTCACCTTCATGGCCCAGCTGGTCATCAGCATCATCCAGGCTGTGGGCATCCCAGGCTGGGGTGTCTG GCCCTTTGCATCCAATGATATCGTCTCTCCCTGTGACAATGAGATGGTCCCTTACTCTAGTGGGGTGGCTCCTGGGTACCCCTCACCATGCAAGGCAGCCCCACAGCTGGCCTATTTCTGCAGCGGCTGGATCGCTACCATTTCCTTCTTCGGAACGAACGTTGGCTCAGCGGTGGTGATGCTCATTCCCACTGTCATGTTCACGGTCATGGCTGTCTTTTCCTTCATTGCCCTCAGCATG GTTCATAAATTCTATCGGGGCAGCGGGGGGAGTTTCAGCAAAGCTCAGGAGGAGTGGACCACGGGGGCATGGAAGAACCCGCACGtgcagcaggcggcccagaatgCAGCCATGGGGGCAGCGCAGGGTGCCATGAATCAGCCGCAGACTCAGTATTCTGCCACCCCCAACTACACATACTCCAATGAGATGTGA
- the SCAMP5 gene encoding secretory carrier-associated membrane protein 5 isoform X2 encodes MSEKVNNFPPLPKFIPLKPCFYQDFEADIPPQHLSMTKRLYYLWMLNSVTLAVNLVGCLAWLIGGGGATNFGLAFLWLILFTPCSYVCWFRPIYKAFKTDSSFSFMAFFFTFMAQLVISIIQAVGIPGWGVCGWIATISFFGTNVGSAVVMLIPTVMFTVMAVFSFIALSMVHKFYRGSGGSFSKAQEEWTTGAWKNPHVQQAAQNAAMGAAQGAMNQPQTQYSATPNYTYSNEM; translated from the exons ATGTCAG AGAAAGTGAACAACTTCCCACCATTGCCCAAATTCATCCCGCTGAAGCCATGTTTCTACCAAGACTTTGAGGCGGATATCCctcctcagcatctcagcatgaCCAAGCGCCTCTACTACCTCTGGATGC TGAATAGCGTAACGCTGGCCGTGAACCTGGTGGGCTGTCTCGCGTGGCTGATCGGAGGCGGGGGAGCTACCAACTTTGGCCTCGCCTTTCTCTGGCTCATCCTCTTCACACCCTGCTCCTACGTCTGCTGGTTTCGGCCCATTTACAAGGCCTTCAA GACTGACAGCTCCTTCAGCTTCATGGCATTCTTCTTCACCTTCATGGCCCAGCTGGTCATCAGCATCATCCAGGCTGTGGGCATCCCAGGCTGGGGTGTCTG CGGCTGGATCGCTACCATTTCCTTCTTCGGAACGAACGTTGGCTCAGCGGTGGTGATGCTCATTCCCACTGTCATGTTCACGGTCATGGCTGTCTTTTCCTTCATTGCCCTCAGCATG GTTCATAAATTCTATCGGGGCAGCGGGGGGAGTTTCAGCAAAGCTCAGGAGGAGTGGACCACGGGGGCATGGAAGAACCCGCACGtgcagcaggcggcccagaatgCAGCCATGGGGGCAGCGCAGGGTGCCATGAATCAGCCGCAGACTCAGTATTCTGCCACCCCCAACTACACATACTCCAATGAGATGTGA